A window from Culex pipiens pallens isolate TS chromosome 3, TS_CPP_V2, whole genome shotgun sequence encodes these proteins:
- the LOC120422694 gene encoding G2/mitotic-specific cyclin-B produces MATHFRIANTDENDAARIQAKKVLKDPSLGKRAVLGELGNKVLKNIELGGKGKDGFKPSEPSFKNVKARVDTHWKKADVGGHKPITRSDSLKSINTIGAAVTALKQTNVAKTTATVKPKLVQVTKGAEIKKVKVVNLKREESRLTRRSLTKLKQIKKQSSSSSSDVASTTSSSGRSSEDEEYHVEKKRDTPDTHSHKLLEGIENIDINDAWNPMLVSEYVNDIYKYLNDLEETFAIRENFLDGHKQINHKMRTILIDWINEVHYQFKLEIDTYHMTVSIIDRYLQLVTDTPKKELQLVGVTAMFIASKYEELFPPEISDFAYITDDTYKKKQILEMERQIVRVLDFHLGKPLPTHFLRRFSKAAKAADKNHLVAKYLIELASIDYGTAHYKPSEVAAAALYISLYLFPIAANANESKVWSKTLEHYTHYTVEQLTPVVQRLAKLVKNAPTMKVQAVYSKYQSSKFEKISTQPELHGTSLDALVEGKLVQ; encoded by the exons ATGGCCACGCATTTCCGTATCGCAAACACCGACGAG AATGACGCCGCCCGGATCCAGGCGAAGAAGGTGCTGAAGGACCCGTCCCTCGGGAAGCGTGCCGTGCTGGGCGAACTGGGCAACAAAGTGCTGAAGAACATCGAGCTCGGCGGCAAGGGCAAGGATGGCTTCAAGCCGAGCGAACCGTCCTTCAAGAACGTCAAAGCGCGCGTCGACACCCACTGGAAGAAGGCGGACGTCGGCGGCCACAAACCGATCACGCGGTCCGACTCGCTCAAGAGCATCAACACGATCGGGGCGGCCGTCACCGCTCTCAAGCAGACCAATGTGGCCAAAACGACCGCCACGGTCAAGCCCAAGCTGGTCCAGGTGACGAAGGGCGCCGAGATCAAGAAGGTCAAGGTGGTCAACCTGAAGCGCGAGGAGAGCCGCCTGACGCGCCGCTCGCTGACTAAGCTGAAGCAGATCAAGaagcagtcgtcgtcgtcgtcgtcggatgtGGCGTCGACGACTTCGTCGTCCGGGCGTAGCTCGGAAGATGAGGAGTACCACGTGGAGAAGAAGCGCGACACGCCGGACACGCACTCGCACAAGCTGCTCGAGGGCATCGAGAACATTGACATTAACGACGCGTGGAACCCGATGCTCGTGTCGGAGTACGTGAATGATATCTACAAGTATCTGAATGATTTGGAGGAGACGTTCGCGATTCGCGAGAACTTTTTGGATGGACACAAGCAGATCAACCACAAGATGCGAACCATCCTGATTGACTGGATCAACGAGGTCCACTATCAGTTCAAGCTGGAGATTGACACGTATCACATGACTGTGTCCATCATTGATAGATATTTGCAG CTCGTAACCGACACGCCCAAGAAGGAGCTCCAGCTGGTGGGCGTGACGGCCATGTTCATCGCGTCCAAGTACGAGGAGCTGTTCCCGCCGGAGATTAGCGACTTTGCCTACATCACCGACGACACGTACAAGAAGAAGCAGATCCTGGAGATGGAGCGGCAGATCGTACGCGTACTGGACTTCCACCTGGGCAAGCCGCTGCCGACGCACTTTTTGCGGCGCTTCTCGAAGGCTGCCAAGGCCGCCGACAAGAACCATCTCGTCGCAAAGTATCTGATCGAGCTGGCGAGCATCGACTACGGCACCGCGCACTACAAGCCGTCCGAG GTTGCGGCGGCCGCTCTCTACATCTCGCTCTACCTGTTCCCGATCGCCGCAAATGCCAACGAGTCGAAGGTGTGGAGCAAAACCCTGGAACACTACACGCACTACACGGTCGAGCAGCTGACGCCGGTCGTGCAACGGTTAGCGAAGCTGGTCAAGAACGCCCCCACGATGAAGGTCCAGGCCGTCTACTCCAAGTACCAGTCGAGCAAGTTTGAGAAGATTTCCACCCAGCCCGAGCTTCACGGGACCTCGCTGGACGCGCTCGTCGAGGGCAAGCTGGTGCAGTGA